The nucleotide window CCGCGGCATCCCGCTGCCGGCGATGGCGGACGCGGTCGCCCCCGGCATCGTCGTCGCGCAGGCGATCGGGCGCATCGGCAACTACTTCAACCAGGAGCTGTACGGTGCGCACACCGACCTGCCGTGGGGCCTGGAGGTCTACCAGCGCTTCAACCCGGAAGACCCGAACAACCTGCTGAACGGCGTCGCGACGGGCCACATCCCGCTGCCGGAGAGCCCGGTCCACCCGACGTTCCTGTACGAGCTGATCTGGAACCTGCTGGTCGCGGCCCTGGTGGTGTGGGCGGACCGCCGCTTCAAGCTCGGGCACGGCCGCGCGTTCGCGCTGTACGTGGCGGGCTACACGGCAGGCCGCGGCTGGATCGAGATGATGCGCACGGACACGGCCAACCACATCCTCGGGCTGCGGGTGAACGTGTGGACGTCGATCCTGCTGTTCGCGGGCGCGGTGGCGTACTTCGTGGTGGCGGCGAAGCGGGGGCCGCGGGAGGCGCCGGAGACCCTGGCGGGCAAGGACGCGGCGGCGGCTGCTGCGGACGCTTCGGGCTCGGGTTCGGATTCGGACGCGCCTGAGGTGGCCGAGGAGCCCGAACCCGCCAAGGTGACGGCCGACGCGCCAGCTTCGGAAAAGCCCGCTCCGGAAGCACCGGCCGAGGAGCCGAAGAAGACCGACGAGAGCTGACCGCTCAGGTTTCAAGCGCCCCAATGGGGTTTTCTCAGTAGCGGCCGTGGTGTTCGTGGTGGGTGAGGACGAGGGCTGCTTGGACGATGTGGCCGATGCGGTGGGGGCAGAGGGTGATTCGTTGGAGTGCTGACCAGCGGGTTTTGAGGAGTGCCATGGCGCGTTCACCCAGGGCGCGGGCTCGGGCGTGCAGCAGGTTGTGGACCCGTTGCCGGGCGTTGAGGGGTGGTTGACCTGCGGTTTTCTTGAACGGGGTGAGGATGCCGATCCCGGCGGCGTGGTAGGCCTTGTCGGCCAGAGTTCTCAGGCCCTGGCCGGCGGCGGCGGTCAACGCGCCGACGATTCCGTGGTCGCGGGCGGCGGAGAGGTCGTTGCGGGAGCCGGGCAGCACCGCCGAGACCCACAGCGGGAACCCGTCGGGGCTGGCCAGGAACTGGATGTTCCCGCCGAAGGCGCGGTGCTTGCCCGAGTACCACAGGTGCACGATCCGGCCACGGTTCTTACCTTTGGTTTTGATCGTGGTCGCCGCGACCCGGTCACACGGGATCAGGGTGCCGTCCAGGATCACATGCGTGTCACCGGCGGCGTGCCGCTCGCGCAGGACCTGATGCAGGTCCGGGGCGCAGGCGGCGAGGGCGGTGATCGCTTCGTGCAGGTAGCGGTAGGCGGTGGCGACGCTGATGCGATGGTCGGCCGCCAGCCGGTGCAGAGGGGTGGCGTCGCGGAACCAGCGCAGCACCAGCACCGCCTGCCAGTACGGGGTCAACGCGCGCCGGCCCCGGCGGGTGCCACGCCGCCGACGCTCGGTGTGCAGGACACGGGCAACGAACCAGACCAGTTCACGCGCCACATCGAGGGTGGCACCATAATGGATCACGTGGGGCCTCTGGAACTCTAGGATTCGATCTTCGCAAATCCAGTCCTACCAGGGGCCCCACGCCTCATCCCACGCCAACACGCCCACCCGAGCCCAGCCCTACTGAGAAAACCTCAATGTGGCGTTGGTTGCGTTCAACGCACCGAACGCCACATTGGGTGCGTTGGATGCACCGAA belongs to Amycolatopsis tolypomycina and includes:
- the lgt gene encoding prolipoprotein diacylglyceryl transferase codes for the protein MSAFLATIPSPDRGVWHLGPIPLRAYALCIIAGIIVAIWWGERRWVARGGTKGTVIDIAVFAVPFGLVGGRLYHVITDPELYFTEGRNPWNAFAIWDGGLGIWGAIALGAVGALIACRRRGIPLPAMADAVAPGIVVAQAIGRIGNYFNQELYGAHTDLPWGLEVYQRFNPEDPNNLLNGVATGHIPLPESPVHPTFLYELIWNLLVAALVVWADRRFKLGHGRAFALYVAGYTAGRGWIEMMRTDTANHILGLRVNVWTSILLFAGAVAYFVVAAKRGPREAPETLAGKDAAAAAADASGSGSDSDAPEVAEEPEPAKVTADAPASEKPAPEAPAEEPKKTDES
- a CDS encoding HARBI1 family protein, which gives rise to MIHYGATLDVARELVWFVARVLHTERRRRGTRRGRRALTPYWQAVLVLRWFRDATPLHRLAADHRISVATAYRYLHEAITALAACAPDLHQVLRERHAAGDTHVILDGTLIPCDRVAATTIKTKGKNRGRIVHLWYSGKHRAFGGNIQFLASPDGFPLWVSAVLPGSRNDLSAARDHGIVGALTAAAGQGLRTLADKAYHAAGIGILTPFKKTAGQPPLNARQRVHNLLHARARALGERAMALLKTRWSALQRITLCPHRIGHIVQAALVLTHHEHHGRY